One window of the Streptomyces sp. NBC_00259 genome contains the following:
- a CDS encoding APC family permease has protein sequence MTGTGTGTGPGTGMDAHARLRRSLGFRDLVVYGLLFIAPMAPVGVFGTLDARSHGAVALVYVVATVAMALTAFSYAQMVRVAPLAGSVFAYARKGLGEGPGFIAGWMAMLDYLLIPAVAYLFSGIAMEALVPQVDRWVWTGIAVVVTTLLNLWGVRAAARVGFAVLAMEIVVLAVFLVAAVSVLAQDGPRRDWASPLTGDGDFALSAVLGAVSVAVLSYLGFDAIASFAEEVTGGSRQVARAVLFCLGVAGALFVAQTYLVALLEPVSSAQLAADPKGQGTAFYDAVDASVGTWLHDLVAAGKAIGAAFAALAGQAAAGRLLFAMGRDRRLPRALSRTDGGVPRVALVVAATVTMIAALWAARRDDGLEHLVSVVDVGALTAFTLLHASVVGWFVVRRAGGPPSWWRHVLIPVLGAAVTVAVLLEASRAAQVVGVIWLAVGLVVLTVQRGRRERHEAQAPPAS, from the coding sequence ATGACGGGCACCGGCACCGGGACCGGGCCGGGGACCGGTATGGATGCGCACGCCCGGCTGCGCCGGAGCCTCGGATTCCGGGACCTCGTCGTGTACGGGCTGCTCTTCATCGCCCCCATGGCCCCGGTCGGTGTCTTCGGCACCCTGGACGCGAGGTCGCACGGCGCGGTCGCCCTCGTCTACGTCGTCGCGACGGTCGCGATGGCGTTGACGGCGTTCAGCTACGCCCAGATGGTGCGGGTCGCGCCGCTGGCCGGATCGGTCTTCGCGTACGCACGCAAGGGGCTCGGCGAGGGGCCCGGCTTCATCGCCGGGTGGATGGCGATGCTCGACTACCTGCTGATCCCCGCCGTCGCGTACCTCTTCTCCGGGATCGCCATGGAAGCCCTGGTTCCGCAGGTGGACCGGTGGGTGTGGACCGGGATCGCGGTCGTCGTGACCACGCTGCTGAACCTCTGGGGCGTACGGGCGGCGGCCAGGGTCGGGTTCGCGGTCCTGGCGATGGAGATCGTGGTGCTGGCGGTCTTCCTGGTCGCGGCCGTGTCAGTGCTGGCGCAGGACGGGCCGCGCCGCGACTGGGCGTCGCCGCTGACCGGGGACGGGGACTTCGCCCTGAGCGCGGTGCTCGGGGCGGTGTCGGTGGCGGTGCTGTCGTATCTCGGCTTCGACGCGATCGCGTCGTTCGCGGAGGAGGTCACGGGGGGTTCCCGGCAGGTGGCGCGGGCGGTGCTGTTCTGTCTGGGCGTCGCGGGGGCGCTGTTCGTGGCGCAGACCTATCTGGTGGCCCTGTTGGAGCCGGTCTCGTCGGCGCAGTTGGCGGCGGATCCGAAGGGGCAGGGGACGGCGTTCTACGACGCCGTGGACGCGTCCGTCGGGACCTGGCTGCACGATCTGGTCGCCGCCGGCAAGGCGATCGGGGCGGCGTTCGCGGCGCTGGCGGGGCAGGCGGCGGCGGGGCGGCTCCTCTTCGCCATGGGCCGGGACCGGCGGCTGCCGCGTGCGCTGTCCCGTACGGACGGGGGTGTTCCGCGCGTGGCGCTGGTCGTCGCGGCGACGGTGACGATGATCGCGGCGTTGTGGGCGGCGCGGCGTGACGACGGGCTGGAGCATCTCGTCTCCGTCGTCGACGTCGGGGCGCTGACGGCGTTCACGCTGCTGCACGCGAGCGTGGTGGGCTGGTTCGTGGTGCGGCGGGCGGGCGGTCCGCCGAGCTGGTGGCGGCATGTGCTGATCCCGGTGCTGGGCGCGGCGGTGACGGTCGCGGTGCTTCTGGAGGCCTCCCGCGCCGCGCAGGTGGTGGGCGTGATCTGGCTGGCGGTGGGGCTGGTGGTGCTGACGGTGCAGCGAGGGCGGCGGGAGCGGCACGAGGCGCAGGCACCGCCCGCTTCGTGA
- the ychF gene encoding redox-regulated ATPase YchF yields MSLTIGIVGLPNVGKSTLFNALTKNDVLAANYPFATIEPNVGVVGVPDARLTKLAEIFSSQRILPATVDFVDIAGIVRGASEGEGLGNKFLANIRESDAICQVIRAFKDENVVHVDGKVSPKDDIETINTELILADLQTIEKVLPRLQKESRIKKDVAPKVAAVEAAQAILEEGNTLFSAGILQGSEKAELLHDLHLLTTKPFLYVFNVDEDELVDDDFKNEQRALVAPAEAIFLNAKLEQDLAELDEEDAMELLQSVGAQEPGLATLARVGFDTLGLQTYLTAGPKESRAWTIKKGATAPEAAGVIHTDFQKGFIKAEVISFADLVATGSVADARSAGKARMEGKEYVMQDGDVVEFRFNV; encoded by the coding sequence GTGTCGCTCACGATCGGAATCGTCGGTCTGCCGAATGTCGGCAAGTCGACCCTGTTCAACGCCCTGACCAAGAACGACGTGCTGGCGGCCAACTACCCGTTCGCCACCATCGAGCCCAATGTGGGCGTGGTCGGCGTTCCCGACGCCCGGCTCACCAAGCTGGCCGAGATCTTCAGCTCCCAGCGGATCCTCCCCGCGACGGTCGACTTCGTCGACATCGCCGGCATCGTCCGCGGCGCGAGCGAGGGCGAGGGGCTCGGCAACAAGTTCCTGGCGAACATCCGGGAGTCCGACGCGATCTGTCAGGTCATCCGGGCCTTCAAGGACGAGAACGTCGTCCACGTCGACGGCAAGGTCTCGCCGAAGGACGACATCGAGACGATCAACACCGAGCTGATCCTCGCGGACCTCCAGACCATCGAGAAGGTCCTTCCGCGCCTCCAGAAGGAGTCCCGGATCAAGAAGGACGTGGCGCCCAAGGTCGCGGCCGTCGAGGCAGCCCAGGCCATCCTCGAGGAGGGCAACACCCTCTTCTCCGCCGGCATCCTCCAGGGCAGCGAGAAGGCCGAGCTGCTGCACGACCTGCACCTGCTCACCACCAAGCCGTTCCTGTACGTCTTCAACGTCGACGAGGACGAGCTGGTCGACGACGACTTCAAGAACGAGCAGCGCGCCCTGGTCGCCCCGGCCGAGGCGATCTTCCTCAACGCCAAGCTGGAGCAGGACCTCGCCGAGCTCGACGAGGAGGACGCCATGGAGCTCCTCCAGTCCGTCGGCGCCCAGGAGCCGGGCCTGGCCACCCTCGCCCGCGTCGGCTTCGACACCCTCGGCCTGCAGACCTACCTCACGGCCGGCCCCAAGGAGTCCCGCGCCTGGACGATCAAGAAGGGCGCCACGGCCCCCGAGGCGGCCGGTGTGATCCACACCGACTTCCAGAAGGGCTTCATCAAGGCCGAGGTCATCTCCTTCGCCGACCTCGTCGCCACGGGCTCGGTCGCCGACGCCCGCTCGGCGGGCAAGGCGCGCATGGAGGGCAAGGAGTACGTGATGCAGGACGGCGACGTGGTGGAGTTCCGCTTCAACGTCTGA
- a CDS encoding ATP-binding protein yields the protein MEFQGRVGDLELLAEQYRTVADGAGATRGRAVIMTGRRRVGKSRLVQEFCDRSGAPYVVFQATRGRNPVAERADFAATLAQSPLPGVELVAGLQAQDWNQALRSLALAVPDDAPSIAVIDEVPWLVEQDQEFEGALQTVWDRHLSSKPVLLLLVGSDASVMEALQSYGRPFYGRAAKMTVHPLNLADVQAMTELDAAEAVDAQLITGGFPEIVQSWRPGMGRTAFLQASVANPLSPLLVAGELSLLGEFPEASHSRAVLEAVGSGERTFSAIAARAGGAGSLPSGTLSPLLATLQSKRVLAADLPLSVKPDSKNKRYRIDDPYLRFWLAFLARSIPLIERGRGDLALERIERSWATWRGRAVEPLIRDSLLRLMPNDEWPETDAIGGWWNRQNNPEIDLVGADREPVARQVHFVGSVKWLETQPFGRHDYDALVRDMLAVPGTAPDTPLVAVSRCGVADDLPLTAHWGPEDLVRVWQPR from the coding sequence GTGGAGTTCCAAGGTCGGGTCGGAGATCTTGAACTGCTGGCCGAGCAGTACCGGACCGTGGCAGACGGCGCTGGTGCCACGCGAGGGCGGGCCGTGATCATGACGGGTCGGCGCCGAGTGGGGAAGTCGCGACTGGTCCAGGAGTTCTGCGATCGGTCGGGAGCGCCGTACGTGGTGTTCCAGGCCACCCGGGGGCGTAACCCTGTGGCTGAGCGTGCCGACTTCGCCGCGACCCTCGCGCAGTCGCCACTGCCGGGCGTGGAGCTCGTCGCCGGCCTCCAGGCACAGGACTGGAACCAGGCCCTGCGCTCGTTGGCGCTCGCGGTGCCCGATGACGCACCCAGCATCGCGGTGATCGACGAGGTGCCCTGGCTGGTCGAGCAGGATCAGGAGTTCGAGGGCGCCCTCCAGACCGTCTGGGACCGTCACCTGTCTTCCAAGCCCGTGCTTCTGCTGCTGGTCGGCAGCGATGCGTCGGTGATGGAGGCGCTCCAGTCGTACGGGCGCCCGTTCTACGGCCGGGCGGCGAAGATGACCGTCCATCCCCTGAACCTGGCCGACGTGCAGGCGATGACCGAACTCGATGCCGCCGAGGCCGTCGACGCCCAGTTGATCACTGGAGGGTTCCCCGAGATCGTGCAGTCATGGCGGCCCGGGATGGGGCGTACGGCCTTCCTGCAGGCTTCGGTCGCCAATCCTCTCTCGCCCCTGCTGGTGGCCGGCGAGCTGTCTCTGCTGGGCGAGTTTCCGGAGGCTTCGCACTCACGGGCGGTACTGGAGGCGGTGGGCAGCGGTGAGCGCACGTTCAGCGCGATCGCTGCCCGGGCCGGCGGCGCCGGCTCGCTGCCGTCCGGCACGCTCTCCCCTCTGCTGGCCACTCTGCAGTCCAAGCGAGTCCTGGCCGCTGATCTCCCTCTGTCCGTGAAGCCGGACAGCAAGAACAAGCGCTACCGGATCGACGACCCGTATCTGCGGTTCTGGCTGGCGTTCCTGGCACGCTCGATCCCCCTCATCGAGCGCGGCCGCGGCGACTTGGCACTGGAACGGATCGAGCGGTCATGGGCCACCTGGCGCGGGCGAGCGGTCGAGCCACTGATCCGTGACTCCTTGCTGCGTCTGATGCCCAATGACGAGTGGCCCGAGACCGACGCCATCGGCGGTTGGTGGAACCGTCAGAACAACCCCGAGATCGACCTCGTTGGCGCAGACCGCGAGCCGGTGGCCCGGCAGGTGCACTTCGTCGGGTCGGTCAAGTGGCTGGAGACCCAGCCCTTCGGCCGTCATGACTACGACGCCTTGGTACGCGACATGCTCGCTGTCCCCGGAACCGCCCCGGACACTCCGTTGGTCGCGGTCTCTCGCTGTGGGGTGGCTGATGATCTGCCACTGACCGCCCACTGGGGGCCGGAGGACCTCGTACGGGTGTGGCAGCCCCGATAG
- a CDS encoding DUF6542 domain-containing protein encodes MEQQRTGTPSRRPRPQAPLSPQAPVSQGSLIEGAAVYRVTARPGRPGQVDAPARPGKRPTLRPVRPGPPVLAALRRLPNPRLTGLGAGLFACSVMLVLGSLDELLFDGSAIVYGVLFLPLSALTAFWVRDADLVTAPISVPIAFATGLVPISGGATGTGGSGGIGVQIMALVTALAVHAGWLYGGTLIAGVIASVRKIRLMTRRRSRRPSAPPRRA; translated from the coding sequence GTGGAGCAGCAAAGGACTGGTACCCCGTCGAGGCGGCCGCGGCCGCAGGCCCCTCTTTCACCGCAGGCCCCTGTCTCGCAGGGTTCGCTGATCGAGGGCGCCGCGGTGTACCGGGTCACCGCCCGGCCCGGGCGGCCCGGTCAGGTGGACGCCCCGGCGCGGCCCGGGAAGCGGCCCACCCTGCGGCCGGTCCGCCCGGGGCCACCGGTGCTGGCCGCCCTGCGGCGGCTGCCCAATCCCCGGCTGACCGGACTCGGCGCCGGGCTGTTCGCGTGCTCCGTGATGCTGGTCCTCGGCTCGCTCGACGAGCTGTTGTTCGACGGCTCGGCGATCGTGTACGGCGTGCTGTTCCTGCCGCTGAGCGCCCTGACCGCGTTCTGGGTACGCGACGCCGATCTGGTCACCGCGCCGATCAGTGTGCCGATCGCCTTCGCCACCGGGCTCGTCCCCATCTCGGGCGGTGCGACCGGGACCGGTGGCAGCGGGGGGATCGGCGTCCAGATCATGGCGCTCGTCACCGCGCTGGCCGTGCATGCGGGCTGGCTGTACGGCGGCACGCTCATCGCCGGCGTCATCGCGAGCGTCCGGAAGATCCGGCTGATGACCCGCCGCCGCTCCCGCCGGCCCTCCGCCCCGCCCCGCCGCGCCTGA
- a CDS encoding Uma2 family endonuclease, with product MTALPDWMRPPRAEGWFAEDLDRLPEAPRHTELIDGALVFMMSPQRWWHGHLVTMLTVALMDQVPADARVGREMTIKLDPRNRPEPDLLVTTAAYNDDRTWFSPDEVRLVVEVVSPESAHRDRNVKLRKYAEAGIPHYWCIEDEDGAPVVHVYELDEPTGAYAPAGIFRGTLERPVPFEVSLDLDKLTPPRSS from the coding sequence ATGACCGCACTGCCCGACTGGATGCGCCCGCCGCGCGCGGAAGGCTGGTTCGCGGAGGACCTCGACCGCCTCCCCGAGGCACCCCGCCATACCGAGTTGATCGATGGAGCCCTCGTCTTCATGATGTCGCCCCAGAGGTGGTGGCACGGCCACCTCGTCACCATGCTGACCGTCGCGCTCATGGATCAGGTGCCCGCCGATGCCAGAGTCGGCCGCGAGATGACCATCAAGCTGGACCCGCGCAACCGCCCCGAGCCCGACCTCCTGGTGACCACTGCCGCCTACAACGACGACCGCACCTGGTTCTCGCCGGACGAAGTCCGACTCGTCGTCGAGGTCGTCTCCCCCGAGTCCGCCCACCGCGATCGCAACGTAAAGCTTCGCAAGTACGCAGAGGCCGGCATCCCGCACTACTGGTGCATCGAGGACGAGGACGGGGCACCCGTCGTCCACGTCTACGAGCTCGACGAACCCACCGGTGCGTACGCGCCCGCCGGGATCTTCCGGGGAACCCTCGAGCGTCCGGTGCCCTTCGAGGTCAGCCTGGACCTCGACAAGCTCACGCCGCCGCGAAGCAGCTGA
- a CDS encoding 4-hydroxy-3-methylbut-2-enyl diphosphate reductase, with product MGAMTATNARRVLLAAPRGYCAGVDRAVIAVEKALEQYGAPIYVRHEIVHNKYVVQTLEKKGAIFVEATAEVPEGSIVMFSAHGVAPIVHDEAAERKLATIDATCPLVTKVHKEAIRYANEDFDILLIGHEGHEEVIGTTGEAPDHITLVDGPDDVEKVEVRDPSRVVWLSQTTLSVDETMETVDKLKTKFPLLVSPPSDDICYATQNRQIAVKQMGAEADLVIVVGSQNSSNSKRLVEVALGAGARAAHLVDYASEIDEAWLEGGVSTVGVTSGASVPEVLVEEVLEWLTQRGFEDVEIVKAAEESITFSLPKELRRDLRAEATSLVED from the coding sequence ATGGGTGCCATGACTGCAACGAACGCCCGCCGCGTCCTGCTCGCCGCTCCCCGTGGCTACTGCGCGGGCGTGGACCGCGCCGTGATCGCCGTCGAGAAGGCTCTCGAGCAGTACGGCGCGCCCATCTACGTCCGTCACGAGATCGTCCACAACAAGTACGTCGTACAGACCCTGGAGAAGAAGGGTGCGATCTTCGTCGAGGCGACGGCGGAGGTCCCCGAGGGGTCCATCGTCATGTTCTCGGCCCACGGTGTCGCGCCGATCGTGCACGACGAGGCCGCCGAGCGGAAGCTCGCCACCATCGATGCGACCTGCCCCCTGGTGACCAAGGTCCACAAGGAAGCCATCCGGTACGCGAACGAGGACTTCGACATCCTCCTCATCGGCCACGAGGGCCACGAGGAGGTCATCGGCACCACCGGCGAGGCCCCCGACCACATCACCCTGGTCGACGGCCCGGACGACGTCGAGAAGGTCGAGGTCCGCGACCCGTCGAGGGTCGTCTGGCTCTCCCAGACCACGCTGTCCGTCGACGAGACCATGGAGACCGTCGACAAGCTCAAGACCAAGTTCCCGCTGCTGGTCTCGCCGCCGAGCGACGACATCTGCTACGCCACCCAGAACCGCCAGATCGCGGTCAAGCAGATGGGGGCCGAGGCGGATCTGGTCATCGTCGTCGGCTCGCAGAACTCCTCGAACTCCAAGCGCCTCGTCGAGGTCGCCCTGGGCGCCGGCGCCCGCGCCGCCCACCTGGTGGACTACGCGAGCGAGATCGACGAGGCCTGGCTGGAGGGGGGCGTCTCGACCGTCGGCGTCACCTCGGGTGCCTCGGTGCCCGAGGTGCTGGTCGAGGAGGTCCTGGAGTGGCTGACGCAGCGTGGCTTCGAGGACGTCGAGATCGTCAAGGCGGCCGAGGAGTCGATCACGTTCTCACTGCCGAAGGAGCTCCGCCGGGACCTGCGTGCCGAGGCGACGTCGCTCGTCGAGGACTGA
- a CDS encoding type II toxin-antitoxin system Phd/YefM family antitoxin produces the protein MTQPLPIESIRDVRAHLAEVVERADRDDVPTVITRRGKQVAAVVSIEVLRRYQEWEEREINRIIDERMASPAAGVPIEDVMKETLARSE, from the coding sequence ATGACTCAGCCGCTGCCCATAGAGTCCATCCGCGACGTACGCGCTCACTTGGCCGAAGTCGTCGAACGGGCCGACCGCGACGACGTGCCCACTGTCATCACCCGTCGCGGCAAGCAGGTCGCCGCCGTGGTCTCGATCGAGGTGCTGCGCAGGTACCAGGAATGGGAAGAACGCGAGATCAACCGCATCATCGACGAGCGCATGGCGAGCCCGGCCGCCGGCGTCCCGATCGAGGACGTGATGAAGGAGACGCTGGCACGCAGTGAGTGA
- a CDS encoding type II toxin-antitoxin system RelE family toxin, translated as MSDYRTVFRPEAQAELRKIPRDMALRILAKLAELESDPFGFNTTALVSQPERRRLRVGDYRVVYTIDNGELVVWVVHVGHRSTVYDT; from the coding sequence GTGAGTGACTACCGCACGGTATTCCGGCCCGAGGCCCAGGCCGAGCTGCGCAAGATCCCGCGTGACATGGCGCTTCGCATCCTGGCCAAACTGGCAGAGCTGGAGAGCGACCCCTTCGGCTTCAACACCACCGCACTCGTATCCCAGCCTGAGCGCCGCCGCCTACGGGTCGGCGACTACCGCGTCGTCTACACGATCGACAACGGGGAGCTGGTGGTGTGGGTCGTACACGTCGGACACCGCTCCACGGTCTACGACACGTAG
- the ppgK gene encoding polyphosphate--glucose phosphotransferase, whose translation MNVFGVDIGGSGIKGAPVDLDRGDLAEPRHKVLTPHPAAPDGVADCVGEVVEHFGWSGPVGITFPGVVTGSVVRTAANVDKSWIDLDAGKLLGDRLNMPVTVLNDADAAGVAEMTFGAGRGRKGVVMLLTFGTGIGSAVFIDGKLVPNTELGHLELNGHEAEKHASTKVKDDEELSWEHWAHRVQKYLAHVEMLFSPELFIIGGGVSRKADKFIPLIKHIRAEIVPAELQNNAGIVGAAMATAEH comes from the coding sequence ATGAACGTCTTCGGAGTGGACATCGGCGGATCGGGGATCAAGGGCGCTCCCGTGGACCTGGACCGCGGCGACCTCGCAGAGCCCCGCCACAAGGTACTCACACCGCATCCGGCCGCGCCCGACGGCGTGGCCGACTGCGTCGGCGAGGTGGTGGAGCACTTCGGCTGGTCGGGCCCGGTCGGAATCACCTTCCCCGGGGTGGTCACCGGCTCGGTCGTGCGGACGGCGGCCAACGTGGACAAGAGCTGGATCGACCTGGACGCGGGCAAGCTGCTCGGCGACCGGCTGAACATGCCCGTGACCGTGCTGAACGACGCGGACGCGGCGGGTGTGGCCGAAATGACCTTTGGTGCCGGCCGCGGCCGCAAGGGCGTGGTGATGCTGCTGACGTTCGGTACGGGCATCGGGAGCGCGGTCTTCATCGACGGCAAGCTCGTGCCGAACACGGAGCTCGGGCATCTGGAGCTGAACGGCCACGAGGCGGAGAAGCACGCGTCGACCAAGGTCAAGGACGACGAAGAGCTGAGCTGGGAGCACTGGGCCCACCGGGTCCAGAAGTACCTGGCCCATGTGGAGATGCTGTTCTCGCCCGAGCTCTTCATCATCGGGGGCGGGGTGAGCCGCAAGGCGGACAAGTTCATTCCGCTGATCAAGCACATCCGCGCGGAGATCGTCCCTGCGGAGCTGCAGAACAACGCGGGGATCGTCGGCGCGGCGATGGCCACGGCGGAGCACTGA
- a CDS encoding DEAD/DEAH box helicase, which yields MGRREREAVAAGARLYEAAQAVAGDHGRAVEAVRAALKPICDTAAEQALDAIPVARLKEVTEGRLRLGEVEGCGLRSVRQVLDAGSYRLRQIPGVGQRTADQAIAAARQISDAVRETIAVHIDVDRPEPRTTSLVMALHVLVEAGPDVRRAVDMAVALSKRLGPLLAEAKPAAGRLRMLLVGQAKRARALEAVAEVRRLTEEAAQGGVPELLAQASVDLLRGTSTEVAAWVDFELRSAEYYSLLAEISGRRPDTAAAEGFLPDEVAERVRDQMLDETHRRVSLRGYQTFGARFALAQRKVILGDEMGLGKTIQAIAALAHLAAEGHSHFMVVCPASVLINWTREIEARSKLRVMPLHGPDRQEAFADWKGRGGVGVTTFDALRGFPSPGGGELGMLVVDEAHYVKNPKTRRSQAVTEWSGRCERVLFMTGTPMENRVAEFRSLVHILQPSLAGAVDDRDGVAGSKAFRKAVAPVYLRRNQQDVLTELPALQQTDEWEELSASDEDAYREAVRAGNFMAMRRAAYARPEKSAKLNRLREIVEDAAENGLKVVVFSNFRDVLGAVKNTLDGARSNGGGQVFGPISGSVPPARRQQLVDEFAAAPGHAVLVAQIEAAGVGLNMQAASVVIICEPQIKPTIEHQAVARAHRMGQVRSVRVHRLLTTRGVDERMVEMLKNKTRLFDAYARRSAVAESTPEAVDVSDTAMARQIVEEEQARLGAVRGESAGHP from the coding sequence ATGGGGCGCAGGGAGCGGGAGGCGGTTGCCGCGGGCGCGCGGCTGTACGAGGCGGCGCAGGCGGTGGCCGGTGACCACGGGCGGGCTGTCGAGGCGGTTCGGGCGGCGCTGAAGCCGATCTGCGATACGGCGGCGGAACAGGCGCTGGACGCCATCCCAGTGGCCCGGTTGAAGGAGGTCACCGAGGGTCGGCTGAGGCTCGGGGAAGTCGAGGGGTGCGGGCTTCGGTCGGTCCGGCAGGTACTCGATGCCGGTTCCTACCGGTTGCGACAGATTCCTGGCGTGGGGCAGCGGACCGCCGATCAGGCCATCGCGGCGGCACGTCAGATATCTGATGCCGTTCGGGAGACCATCGCCGTCCACATCGACGTCGATCGGCCGGAGCCGCGAACCACCTCACTCGTCATGGCCCTACACGTGCTGGTGGAAGCGGGCCCGGATGTGCGGCGAGCCGTCGACATGGCCGTGGCTCTCTCGAAGCGGCTCGGTCCGCTGCTGGCCGAGGCCAAGCCCGCCGCTGGGCGGCTACGGATGCTGCTGGTGGGTCAGGCCAAACGAGCTCGGGCGCTGGAGGCCGTTGCAGAGGTCCGCAGGCTGACCGAGGAAGCAGCGCAGGGCGGTGTGCCGGAGCTGCTTGCACAGGCCTCGGTGGATCTGCTGCGCGGTACCTCGACCGAGGTTGCGGCCTGGGTCGACTTCGAGCTGCGTTCCGCCGAGTACTACAGCCTGCTCGCGGAGATCTCCGGCCGCAGACCCGACACTGCCGCTGCCGAGGGGTTCCTGCCCGACGAAGTCGCCGAGCGGGTCCGCGACCAGATGCTTGATGAAACTCACCGGCGAGTGTCGCTGCGCGGCTATCAAACCTTCGGGGCGCGCTTCGCCCTGGCGCAACGCAAGGTGATTCTTGGAGACGAGATGGGGCTCGGCAAGACCATCCAGGCCATCGCTGCTCTGGCTCATCTCGCTGCCGAGGGGCACAGCCACTTCATGGTCGTCTGCCCGGCCAGCGTCCTGATCAACTGGACACGCGAGATCGAGGCCCGCAGCAAGCTGCGCGTGATGCCTCTTCACGGCCCCGACAGGCAGGAAGCGTTCGCCGATTGGAAGGGCCGGGGCGGCGTAGGTGTGACTACCTTCGACGCCTTGCGTGGTTTCCCGTCCCCCGGAGGCGGCGAGCTGGGGATGCTGGTCGTGGACGAGGCGCACTACGTGAAGAATCCGAAGACGCGTCGCTCCCAGGCCGTGACTGAATGGTCCGGGCGCTGCGAACGCGTTCTCTTCATGACCGGCACGCCCATGGAGAACCGAGTCGCCGAATTTCGCAGCCTTGTGCACATTCTCCAGCCGAGCCTGGCAGGGGCTGTCGATGACCGTGACGGAGTGGCCGGTTCCAAGGCCTTCCGGAAGGCTGTCGCCCCGGTCTATCTGCGACGCAACCAACAGGATGTTCTGACCGAACTGCCCGCGCTCCAGCAGACGGACGAGTGGGAGGAGCTGAGCGCGTCGGATGAAGATGCCTACCGCGAGGCCGTGCGCGCCGGCAACTTTATGGCGATGCGCAGAGCGGCGTACGCGCGCCCCGAGAAGTCAGCCAAGCTGAACCGGCTGCGCGAGATCGTCGAGGACGCCGCCGAGAACGGGTTGAAGGTGGTGGTGTTCTCCAACTTCAGGGATGTCCTTGGAGCGGTGAAGAACACGCTGGATGGTGCGCGGAGCAATGGTGGCGGTCAGGTGTTCGGTCCGATCTCGGGAAGTGTGCCGCCCGCGCGCCGTCAGCAGCTGGTGGACGAGTTTGCTGCCGCGCCGGGTCATGCGGTGCTGGTGGCGCAGATCGAGGCGGCGGGCGTGGGGCTCAACATGCAGGCCGCGTCCGTCGTGATCATCTGCGAGCCTCAGATCAAACCGACCATTGAACACCAGGCGGTGGCGCGGGCCCACCGCATGGGGCAGGTGCGTTCGGTCCGGGTGCACCGGCTGCTCACCACCCGCGGGGTGGACGAGCGGATGGTGGAGATGCTGAAGAACAAGACCCGCCTGTTCGACGCATACGCACGTCGCAGCGCTGTCGCCGAGTCGACGCCGGAGGCGGTCGACGTTTCGGACACGGCGATGGCCCGCCAGATCGTCGAGGAGGAGCAGGCGCGGCTGGGAGCGGTCCGCGGAGAGTCCGCAGGACACCCGTAA